The DNA sequence CTGGCCGAGGCCCTGCGCCGCACCGGCCAAACCCACCTGCTGGAGCTGGGCGCCGGCGCCGGCGGCGGCACCGAAACCGTGCTGGCAGCCCTGCGCGCCCAGGGCCACCCCGCCGCCACCATCACCCTGACGGACCTCTACCCCCAGCCCGCCGCCTGGGCCGACATCAGCCGGCGCACGGCCGGCGCCATTTCAGCCGAGCCGGGGCCCGTGGATGCGCTGGCCGTACCCGAGCACCTGCCGGGGCTGCGGGTTATTTTTTCGGCGTTTCACCACTTCCCGCCCACCGCGGCCGTGGCCCTGTTGCGCGACGCCGTACGGGCCGGCACCGGCATCGGCGTGTTTGAGGGCGCGGGCAAACACTGGGGCGAGCTGCTGCTAGCCGGCACCGCGCTGCCCGTGGCCCAGCTGCTGCTGACGCCATTTTTCCGGCCCTTCCGGTTCAGCCGCCTGGTGTTCACCTACTTGGTGCCCATCATCCCGCTCTGCACCATCTGGGACGGGGCCGTGTCGTTGCTGCGTATGTACTCGCCTGCTGAGCTGCTGGCCCTGGCCAGCCTGGCCGACCCCGCCGGCTGCTACCACTGGCAAACTGGCAAAAAAAGCCACTGGTGGGGCCCCCAGGTCACGTACCTGGTGGGCTGGCCGGCCGCCGCGTAGCAGCCGTCACTCAACGGTGGAACATGATGGCTTTTCCCACTCGCAAGCCGTTGGGGGCCGCACAGGCGGGTTGTTCTCACCACCTTTGCCCACCTGCGTGCTCAATAAACGCTGGCTATTCAATGTTGACTGCTTACCGAAAAGCGCTGCCGCTGCTGCGCATCCCGTTTTCACTGTACCTGATGCCCGTGTTCTGGTTCGGGCTCAGCGCGTTACGGGGGCCCTGGAGCGGGGCGCGGGCCGCGGGCGTGTTCGTGGTACTGCACCTGCTGGCCTACCCGGCGTCGAACGGCTACAATTCCTATTACGACAAGGACGAGGACAGCATCGGCGGCCTGAAAACCCCGCCCAAGGTCACGCCCGAGTTGCTGCACCTGGTGAGGCTGTTCGACCTGCTGGCGGTGGTAGGGGCGGCGCTGATTTCGGCCACTTTCGCGGTGCTGGTGGTGGTGTACCTGCTGGTTTCCAAGGCCTACAGCTACGACGGCATCCGCCTGAAAAAGTACCCGCTGCTGAGCACGGCTGTGGTGGTGGTGTTTCAGGGCGCGTTCACGTTTTTGATGACGCAGGTGGGCGCCGGGGCCCTGCCGGCCCAGCTTTTTGAGAAAACCAACCTGCTGCTGGCCGTCGTCAGCACGCTGTTTTTATGCGGCTCCTACCCGCTCACCCAAGTGTACCAGCACGCCGAGGACGGCCGCCGCGGCGACCGCACCCTGAGCCTGCGGCTGGGCATCCGGGGCACGTTTGGGTTTGCGGCAGTGGGGCTGCTGGCCGGCGCCGGGGCCCTGGCGCTCACCTACTGGCTGCGGGGCGAGCCGCGCAATATCCTGATATTTTTGGTGGCCACGGGGCCCGTAGTGGCGCTGTTTGGGCGCTGGGCCTGGCTGGCCTGGCACGATGCGGCCCACGCCAACTTCGCCTGGACAATGCGCATGAACCAGGTATCATCGCTCTGCCTGAGCGCCGCATTTATCGCCATGCTGCTCTGGCGCTGAGGCCGGCCGGGCCCCGGCCGCGGCAACGCGCGGGGGCCCCAGCTGCGTATTAAGCACCTATCTACCAATTCCTTTCCAGCTCCATGCGCCTTTACCCATTCCTCGTGCTGCCGCTGCTGGCTGCCTGCAACACTGCCCCTACGGCCACCACCGAAACCGCGGCGCCGCCCGCTGCCCAGCCTACCCCCCCTCCCGCCGCGCCCACCGCCGGGGCCCTGCCCCCGCCCGATACGGCCCGCACCAAAGCTGTTTCGGCCCTCGGCGACACACTGCGCGTGGTGCGGCAGCAGCACAATTTCAGCCGTTCCGAGGGCCCGGCCGATGCGTTTCGGCTGGTATTTCGGGGCCCCTCGGTGCTCAAGGGCACCGCTGAATTCACGATTACCGACCCCAGCGGCCAGGTTATTTTCCGCGAAGTGCTAACCGAGCCCGACCTCGAAGCAGCCCTGGTGTACGAAATGAAAACCCCCACCGCCACGCCCGCCGAGCGCGCGGCCTACGTGCTGCGCCGCATCGACCAGTTTTTCCAGCCCGCGCAGTTCCAAACGCCCGCCGTGGGGCCCCAGGCCACGTTCCCCAGCAATATTGAAAATCTCAACCAGGCTACCTGGGCCGACCTCAAGCGGCGCCCCGGCACCATCGGCTTCGACTACCTTAAAGGCAAGGAAGACCGCCAGCGCCTCGCCTGGTCGCCCCTAAAAAAGCAGACCATCCGCGTGCGCTAAGGCTATTTAGCAGTGACGAGGGCTACGCCAGCCGCCCCGCGGCTACCGTAGCGCGCCGCCGCCGAAGCCCCATCCAAGAACTCAAGCCGCCGTATTCTTTTGTGGGCCAGCAGCCGCCGCAATTCTGCCGGGGCCCCGGGCGCCACCAGCCGGCCATTCACCACGCATAGCAGCACGGCGGCGCGCGGCCGCGGATCAGCGGCTTCCGCCTGCCGGCATTTTTCTTCATACGCCTGCCGCTGCGCTGCCGAAAGCGGCAGGGTGCACACCGCCGGCTCCCAGCCCCGCACGCTGGCGTCGCAAACCACGCGCTGCTGCAAGGCCGCTACTTGCTGCTTTAGCGGCAGTTGTCGCACGTTGGCCACCCACGCCTGCGCGCTGGGATAGGTAGCCAATACCGGGCAGGCAGGAGCCGTTTGGGCCACGGCCGACCAGCCGGACAGGAGCAACAGCGCGAGAAAGGGCGTTTTCATGTGGCAGATTTAACGCCTAAAGAAAGCTGGTTTTTTGGTAGGCGCCAGCCAACTCCCTTGGGGCCCCGACGCAAAAAGCCACCGCTTTTGGCGGTGGCTTTCAGGTGCAAACGGAGCTTTTGCAGCCGGCGTTAGCCGTTCATCGAGAGCAGGAACTCGTGGTTGTCCTTAGTGCCTTTGATGCGGTCTTTCAGGAATTCCATGGCTTCGGTGGCGCTCATGTCGGTCATGAAGCGGCGCAGCACCCACACGCGCCCCAGCTCTTCCTTGCTCATCAGCAGGTCTTCGCGGCGGGTGCCGGAAGCCGGGATGTCGATGGCCGGGAATACGCGCTTGTTGGCCAGCTTGCGGTCCAACTGCAGTTCCATGTTGCCGGTGCCCTTGAATTCTTCGAAGATCACCTCGTCCATTTTCGAGCCTGTTTCGATCAGCGCCGTGGCGATGATGGTGAGCGAGCCGCCGCCTTCCACGTTGCGGGCCGCGCCGAAGAAGCGCTTGGGCTTTTGCAGGGCCCCGGCATCAATGCCGCCCGAGAGGATGCGCGAGCTGCTGGGCTGCACGGTGTTGTAGGCGCGCGCCAGGCGGGTGATGGAGTCGAGCAGAATCACCACGTCGTGGCCGCACTCCACGAGGCGCCGGGCCTTGTCGAGGGCCATTTCGGCAATTTTCACGTGGCGGTCGGCCGTTTCGTCGAAAGTCGAGCTGAGCACTTCGGCCTTCACGGTACGGGCCATGTCGGTCACTTCCTCCGGCCGCTCATCGATGAGCAAAATCATCAAATACACCTCCGGGTGGTTCTCCGAAATGGCGTTGGCAATTTCCTGAAGCAGCACCGTTTTACCGGTTTTGGGCTGGGCCACGATGAGGCCCCGCTGGCCCTTGCCAATCGGCGCAAACATATCGAGCACGCGGGTGCTGATTTGGCTCGGCTTGGTGCTCAGCTGCATCCGCTCATCGGCAAACAGCGGCGTGAGGTGGCTGAACGGCACCCGGTCGCGGACTTCCTCCACGGTGCGCCCGTTCATGCTGTCGATGCCCACCAAAGCAAAGTATTTCTCGCCTTCGCGCGGCGGCCGAATGGTAGCTACCACCGTGTCGCCGGGCTTTAGGGCAAACTGCTTCACCTGCTGCGGCGACACGTAAATGTCGTCCGGCGAGGTCAGGTAGTTGTAGAACGGCGAGCGCAGGAAGCCGTAGCCGCCGTCGGGCATCAGCTCAAACGTACCGTTGCCGGGCACCACCAGGTCGATTTCCTGGCGGGCAGGCCGCTGGTTTTGGTTTTGGCCCTGGTTTTGGCCCTGGTTTTGATTCGGGTTCTGGCCTTGGTTCGACTGGCCCTGGGGTTGGTCGGGGTTTTGGCCGTTGGCGCGCTGCTCGTCGCGGCGCTGCTGGCGTTGCTGGTCGCGCTGGGCCTGGCGCTCCTCGCGGGTCATGCGGGGCTGGTCCTGGCCGCTGCGGGGCTGATCTTGGCGGGCTTGGTCGTTGCGCGGTTGGTCCTGGCCCTGGCCGGTGCGGGGCTGGTCGCTGCGGGGCTGGTCGTTGCGGTACTCGCGGGGCTGGTCCTGGCTGCTGCGGGGCTGGTCTTGCCGGAAAGCGCGGGGCTGGTCGCGGTCGTTGCGGCGGTTGGCGTAGTCATCGGCGCCGTAGTCGCGCCGGGGGTTGTCGCGGGCAGGGCCCCCGGTGGGGCGGCCGGCATCGGCAGCCGAAGTTTCGGCGCTGGGCGCGGGCAGGGCCCCGTCGCCCTCGCTGCTTTCCACGGCTTCGCGGGCGGCGCGGGCCTGGTCGCGGACGGCCTGCACGGCTTGCTCAGCGGCGCGGTTCTCGCTGATGGGCCGGCCGTTGCGGCCCACCCGCTCGCGGCGGTGGCGCTCGGTAGGGGCCCCATCGGCCGCCGGGGCAGCTTCGGAACTTTCAGCAGCATTTTCGGCCGCAGGCTGCGCCGAAACGGGCGCAGTTTCAGCAGCTGGCGCCTCCTGGGTAGTTTCAGCAGCCGGTGCCTCCTGGGTAGCCGCGGCGGTGGGGGCAGCAGCAACCGTTTCGACTGGGATGGGGGCTATCTGCACGGCAGAGGGGCCCTCCGCGGCGGGCGGGGCCACATCGGAGAAGGGTTGCTCGGGCATTGTGGGCGCGACGCGGCGGCTGGTGCGAGCCACAGCAGGGGCCCCAGCGGCAGCAGCAGCGGCACGGGGGGCACGGGCCGGTTTGGCGGCGGGCGCAGCTTCAGCGGCCTCAGTGGCGGCTTCGGGGCCCGGTTGGGCGGCTTGCTGGTCCAGAATCTTGTAAATCAAATCCTGCTTGCTAAGCCGCTTGAAATTACCAACGTTGAGCTGCTCGGCAAGTTCTTTGAGGTCGGGCAGCAAACGGTCCTTCAACTCGTTGAGGGTGTGCATAGAAAAATTAGAGGGAGGGAATATCGGGGAGGGGCCGGCGGGCGGGCCTTGGAGCCGCCAAAGGCGCGCGGGCGGCAACGGGGCGTGTACGCCGCCGGCCGAAGAACCGCGTCAGCGCGGCACAACAACACTAATCGGATGGAGCAATACGAATGGGGGCAACCCGGCGCTACTTATGAAAAGGCAGGGATGGGTGCGGGCCGGCGGCACCCCCTGGGCCCGCGGCCCGGCCACGGGGGCCGGTTGCTACCGCAATGTTAGGACATTACGGGCAAACTGCCAAATCGGATGCCCGGCGGTCTACCTTTGCCGCCGATTCTAACAACCCGCGCCCCATGCTGCAAGTTTCCGTCCTCAAAGAACAAACCGACCGGGTACTGGCCGGCCTCGCCAAGAAACACTACCCCACGGGCCCCGCCGATGTGGCCGCCATCCTCGACCTCGACCAGCGTCGCCGGGCCCTGCAAACCACCCACGACGCCGCCCAGGCCGAAGCCAACGACCTCGCCCGCCAGATTGGGGCCCTGATGAAGAGCGGCGACAAGGCCGGCGCCGAAACCCTGAAAATCCGCACCACGGAGCTCAAGCAGCACACCAAAACCGCCACCGACGAACTGACGCAGGTGGAAATTGCCATCCAGCAGCTGCTCTACAAGCTGCCCAACCTGCCCCATGCCAGCGTGCCCGAAGGCCGCGCCGCCGCCGACAATGAGCTGGTGCGCGCGCACGGCACTAAGCCTGACTTGTACGCCGGGGCCCAGCCGCACTGGGAGCTGATTAAAAAGTACGACATCATTGATTTTGAGCTGGGCATCAAAATTACCGGGGCGGGCTTTCCGGTGTACAAGGGCCAGGGGGCCCGGCTGCAACGGGCACTGGTTAATTTTTTCCTCGACGAGGCCCGCGCCGCCGGCTACACCGAGGTGCAGCCCCCCATTGTGGTGAACGAGGCCAGCGCCACCGCCACCGGCCAGCTGCCCGACAAGGAGGGCCAGATGTACCACGATGCCAAGGACGACCTCTACCTCATCCCGACGGCCGAGGTGCCGGTGACGAACCTCTACCGCGACGAGATTATTCCGGTCGAGAAGCTGCCCATCCGCAACGCGGCCTACACGCCCTGCTTCCGCCGCGAGGCCGGTTCGTGGGGTGCCGACGTGCGGGGCCTCAACCGCCTGCACCAGTTCGACAAGGTGGAAATTGTGCAAATCACGCAGCCCGAAAATAGCTACGCCGCCCTCGACGGCATGGTGGCCCACATCGAAAGCCTGCTCCAAAAGCTGGGCCTCCCCTACCGCGTGCTGCGCCTGTGCGGCGGCGACATGGGCTTCACCAGCGCCCTGACCTACGATTTGGAGGTGTGGAGCGCCGCCCAGGGCCGCTGGCTCGAAGTGTCGTCGGCGTCCAACTTCGAAACCTACCAGGCCAACCGCCTTAAGTGCCGCTACCGCGCCGATGGCGGCAAAACCCAACTTCTGCACACGCTCAACGGCTCGGCCCTGGCCCTGCCCCGCATCGTGGCCGCGTTACTGGAAAACAACCAAACCGCCGACGGCATTGAGCTGCCCGAGGTGCTGCACAGCTACTGCGGCTTTAGCAAGATTGGTTAACCGTCTAGCCTTGGCGGGACTTAATTTCCAACTTGGCGAAACTTCGCGCCAAAGCCGTTAGCAAAAATTTTCGCCAAGGTTTAATGCCGCTATCTTTGGCCCAACGCACGGTATCCACCTCGCCAACCCGGTTGCCTACAAACGGCGAACCCCCGGCCGTTGGACCGACCGAGGGTTCAAGAAGTAGGTGTTGAAGCACCTAATCTTCTCATCCAGATGGAAAAGGAACGTGCGAAATCGGAGGTTAAGTTCAGGCTTGACGTCCGAATACCCGAAGGGCTAGTAAAATGGCTGCTTTGGTTTCTGGTGGGCGGCGGTGCCTTAACGGCCGCCGAACACTGGATTAAGTAGGGTAAGGGGCTGGGCCGCGAGGTTCGGCCCCTTATTTTTTGTGTGGCAAATATACGGGTGCCGCGCAAAAAGTTTGCTTGGTTCTTTTTATGGCTCTGGCGGGCTCTCACTGGGGCCCTAATACTCCAGCGTTTGCTCGTCCACGTAGCACCAGAGCCACCGCTCGCCGGGCTGGGCAGAGGCAATGACGGGGTGCTGCGTGGCGTAGAAGTGCTTGGTGGCGTTGCTTGTTCTTCGAGTCGTCGCAGCAGCCGACGTGGCCGCACTCCTGGCAGGTGCGCAGGTGCACCCAGGCGTCGCCCAGGGCCACGCACTCGGGGCACACGTGCTTGGTATCCGGGATGATGTGGATGATGTGGGCGAGGTGCTGGCAGATGGCGGACATGACGGCTTTTTAGTTGTCAGGTGCTCATTATCAGTTGTTAGGTGCGCAGGTGGTTTACTGAGAACTGCCAACGAGCAGCTGACAACTAACCCCGGGGCCCTAGCGGCCGTCGCGGGGCGGCGGCAGGTTCAAATCCAAATCCTGGTCGTTCATGCACTTGAAATGGCCCTGCGGGCACTTTGCAAACCCGATTTTGGAGCAGGGGCGGCAACTCAGGTTCAGCACCTCCAGGGCCCTAAATTCGGTTTTGTAGGGGTACATGCCGAAGGCCGGCACCGTATTGCCCCACACGCTGAAAATCTCCTTCTTGAAGGCCGCCGCGATGTGCATCAGGCCCGTGTCGTGGCTCACCACCAGTTGCGCCTGCCGCAGCAGCGAGGCCGACTGGTGCAGCGAATATCGCCCGCAACCGTTGTGAATGAGCGGGTTGGAAAAGGAATGCAGGGATGATTTTTCGGGGAAATAATATGGGCTCTCGGGGATGCGGGCCGTGGGCTCGGCGCGGCCCGCACCCGCGTCAAACGCCAGCTCAATGACGTGACCGGTAGTCTCGTCCTCAGCCCCCCCGAGCAGCACGATGGGGCGGTTAATCTTGGCGCACAGCGCAATAAGCTTCTCGACGGGCAGGCGCTTGGTGGCGTGCTGGGCCCCGATGGCCACCGCCACGTAGCCGCGCTGGAAGCCCGCGGGCAGGTCGCGCAGGTCGACTTCCTGGCCTTCGGGAATGAAGTAATCGAGGCCCTGGCCGTCGTTGCGTACACCCAGCGGCGCGGCGGCAGCCAGGTAGCGGTCCACGATGTGGATATCAGGCAGGGTGTTGACTTTAAAATTGACCAGCAGCCACTTCTGGCGGTTCAGCTTGTCGAAGCTGGCCGATTTCACGTTGAGCTGCAACTTAATTAGCCGGGTGCGCAGGTTGTTGTGCAGATCGACGATGAAGTCGAACTTCTCCGCCCGCAACTCGCGCACCAAATCGCGCAGCGAGCCGCTGAGCACGTGCACTTTGGCAATGTACGGGTTGGGCTCCAGTAGGCCGCGGTAGGCAGGCTTGGTGGCAAAGTGCACCTCCGCGCCCGGCACCTGCTGCGCCAGGGCCCGCACCACGGGCGTGGTCAGCACAATGTCACCGATGGAGGAAAAGCGGAGAACGAGGATTTTCATTTATAGGACAGGGGCCCCGATAGAACAAGACATCGGCATTACAAGGCCGTCATGCTCAAACGAACAACGGCCCCCTACTCAAACAGCGACGTTTTGAAAACTTCCGGCGGCTTGATGGCGGCTTTGCGGGCGGCGAAGTAGGCGGCGGCTTCGTCTACCGATTTGGTGTTAAACGTCATCTCCTTGGCTAGCATGCCTTTGCGGCCCATGAGCACACCGTAGCGAGTGTCGGCGTAACCGTCGGTGTGGTGGGCGTCGGGGTTGATGCTGAGCTGCACGCCTTGGTCGAGGGCGTAGCGCACCCAGCGCCAGTCGAGGTCGAGGCGCCAGGGGTTGGCGTTGATTTCGATGATGACCTGGTGCTGGGCGCAGGCATCGATGACGGCCTTGTAATCAATGGGGTAGCCCTGGCGGCGCAGCAACAGGCGGCCGGTGGGGTGGCCCAGCATGGTGCAGTAGGGGTTGGCGATGGCGCGCAGCAGGCGGTCGGTGGCCTTGCGCTCGTCCATTTTCAGGTTGGAGTGCACCGAGGCCACGATGAAATCGAAGCTCGCCAGCACTTCGGGCGCGTAGTCCAGGGCCCCGTCGCTGAGGATGTCGCTTTCTATGCCCTTGAAAATGCGGAAGGGCGCCAGTTCCGCGTTGAGCTTGTCGATTTCCTGGTGCTGCTGGCGCACGCGGTCGGCGCTGAGACCGTTGGCGTAGTGGGCGGCCTGCGAGTGGTCGCAGATTCCGAGGTACTCGAAGCCGTGGTCGCGCAGCCAGATAGCCATTTCGCGCAGCGAGTGGTTGCCATCAGAGTAGGTGCTGTGGTTGTGCAGCGAGCCGCGGATATCGCCGTCTTCGAGCAGGCGGGGTAGCTTGTTTTCGGCAGCCAGCGCGATTTCGCCCAGGCCCTCGCGCAGCTCGGGCACCAGGTATTGCAGGCCAGCGCGCTCGTATAGAGCCTCTTCGCGCTCGAATTTCTCGCGGCGGGCCCACTGGCGCAGCGTAGCGGGCTGGCCGGGGCCCAGGCCGGCGGCGTTGGGCAGTAGCTCGGCGAGGTGCGTTTCGGTGGCGGTTTGGAGGAACAGCTCGTTCACGAAATCGGCGGGGGCCACTAGCAGCACTTCCACGGCCACGCCCGAGCCGGCGGCGGTGCCGCGCCAGGCGAAGGGCCCCGAGAGCGCCGGCGCGGGCACCAGGCCTTCGAGCGAATTGAGCAGGTCGTGGGCCATTTCGGGCGCGTCGGTGGCGGCCACCAGGGCCACGGTTTCCACAGTTTCGAGGCGGCGGCGGGTTTCGCCGGCCACCGCCACCTGCTCGGTGCCAAGGGCTTCGCGGAGGCGGCGGGCCAGGGCCTCGGCCAGCTCCTCGGCCTGCGGGTAGAGCAGCTTGCCCTTGCTTTGGTCCGTGAATTCGAGGGCTTCCAGGATGCCCTGCTGGGTTTTCTGGCCGAAACCCTTGAGCTTGCTCACCTGGTCGGCCTCGGCGGCGGCGCGCAGCTGCTCGGCGCTTTCAATGCCTAGCTCGCGCCACAGGGCCCTGATCTTTTTCGGGCCGATACCCTTAATTTTCAGTAGCTCCACCACGCCGGGCGGGGTGGCGGCGAGCAGGCGCTGCAAGTCGGAGAACGTGCCCGTGTCGAGCAGTTCTGCCACTTTGGCGGCGGCGGTTTTGCTCAGGCCGGTGCGGTCGGGCAGGCCGGAGCGCTCTACCTCGGCCACCGGGAAGCTCAGGGCTTCCAGGGCCGTAGCAGTGCCTTCGATGGCCCTGATTTTGAAGGGATTTTCGTCGTGCAGCTCCATGAGCTGCGCCGCTAGCCGGAAGGCGCGGGTAAGGGCGCGGTTGTCCACAGGAATAGGTCGTTTGGGTGAGCGAAGGTACCGCTGAGCGTAGCTTGCAGCTGGCAGCCGGGGCCCTACCGGGGCGCCCGCTGTTTCTTGTTGCCTACGTTAATCTCCTTGCTCATGGCCCTTTCCTTCCCCCGCTGGCTGGCGGTGCTGCCGCTGGCACTCGTGGCCGCCACGTGCCAGTCGCCCCGCCCCGACCGCCTACCCACTTCCCCCGCCGACTTGCAGGGCACGTGGCTGCAATCGAACGAAGAAAGCCGCGGCGACACGCTCGTGTACCGGCCCAACACCTACAAATTTCCGCCCAGCCGCGGCCGTACGGGCTTTGCCGTGGGGCAAGCGGGCCGCTTCACCGAGTTCGATATTGCGCCCACTGATGGCCTGGAAGGGCACGAGGGCACCTGGACGGCCCCCGACGCCGCCCACCTGCGCATCCACCTCAATGACAACAGCGCGCCCGACTACACCTTGGAAATCATTTCCTTGCATAACGGCGTGCTGAAGCTGCGGCGGCCGTAGGGCCCCTGGCGTTGCCGGGGCATTATCTTCGCTGGCATTCCCGCCCAGCGCCAGGGCCGTGCGCGCCGCCGGGGCGTGCGGGGCCCCACCGGCGCGCACGGCCCTGGCGCGCCGCGCCGGTGCGGTGGGTTTTCCGTCGATTACCTCGTCCTTCGCATGAAATTTTTTCCATTATCCGTCCTGGCTTTGGCTGGGGCACTGGCCGTTTCGACGGCGCACACGGCCCCGCTGGGGGGCCCCAAAGCAGCCCCGGCCTACGGCCAAAAAGCCGGCGCGGCCATCGACCGCATCGACCCCACCTACTGGTTTGTGGGCATGAAGAACCCCCAGGTGCAGTTGCTGGTGCACGGCCCCGGCCTGGCCAGCAGCACGGTGGAGCAGCCCAACTACCCCGGCGTCACCCTCGACAAAGTGGAGAAGCTAACCAGCCCCAACTACTTGTTGCTCAGCCTCACAGTACGGCCCGATGCCAAGCCGGGCAAGATCAAGCTGCAATTCAAAGGTGCTAAGAACTTCACGTACAGCTACGAGCTGCGGGCCCGCAACCCCGACCCCGACCGCACCCAGGGCCTCACGCAGGCCGACTTCATTTACATGCTGATGCCGGACCGTTTTTCGAACGGCGACCCGAAGAACGACGTGGTGAAGGGCACCCGCGTGAACCACGTGGCCCGCGACTCAATGTATGCCCGCCACGGCGGTGATTTGAAAGGCATCGAGAACCACTTCGGCTACCTCAAGCAACTGGGCGTCACGGCCGTCTGGCCCACGCCGCTCGTGGAAAACGACATGCCCAAGGCCAGCTACCACGGCTACGCCGTGACGGACTGCTACAAAATTGACCCGCGCTACGGCACCAACGCCGAATACGTGCAGTTTGTGAAAAAAGCGCACAAACAGGGCCTTAAAGTGGTGCAGGACATTGTGCTAAACCACTGGGGCAGCTATAATTACCTATTCCTGGACCAGCCAGCGGCCGACTGGTTCCACGCCTTTCCCACCTTCACGCGCAGCAACTACAACGCCTACGTCCTCAACGACCCGCACGGGGCGGCCATCGACCGCAAGCTGGAAAACGACGGCTGGTTCGACACCACCATGCCCGACGTGAACCAGAGTAACCCACTGGTGGCGACGTACTTGATTCAGAACTTTTTGTGGTGGGTGGAGAGCACCGGCCTCGACGGATACCGCATCGACACGTACCCGTATTCGGAGCCGCAGTTCCTCATGGCCTGGGGCAAGGCCATTGCCGACGAGTACCCCAAGCTGGCTCTGTTTGGCGAGGCCTGGGAGGGCACCGAGGCCGAGCAAGCGTTCTTCGCGCAGAACATTTTCCCGCCCGTCAACGGCTTCAGGTCGAACCTGCCGGGCGTACTCGATTTTCAGGTTTGCTTCGGTATCGGCGACGCGCTGAAAGGCGACGGCGGCGATTTGAACAAGCTGTACCGCGCCTTGCAGGGCGACTGGATGTACACCGACGCCACGCGCAACGTGCCGTTTCTCGACAACCACGACATGAGCCGGTTCTATTCGGTGATTGGCGAAGACTTTGCGAAGTACAAGATGGGCCTGGCCTGGCTGCTGACGCTCCGCGGTACGCCGCAGCTGTACTACGGCACGGAGGTGCTGATGAAGAACTTCTCGGACCCTGACGGCAAGGTGCGCGAGGACTTCCCCGGCGGCTGGGCCGGCGACAAAACCGACTATTTCACGGCCCGCCCGGGGCCAGCCGGCGAGGCCTTCGACTACGTGAGCAAACTGGCCAACTACCGCAAAACCCACCCCGTGCTCAGCAGCGGCAAGCTCATGCAGTTCATTCCGCAGGACGGCGTGTACACCTACTTCCGCTACACCGATGCGGGCGAGTGCGTGATGGTCATCGCCAACAACACCAAGGACGCTAAGCAAGTGGATGGCAGCCGCTTCGCTGAGCGCACCGCCGGCTTTACTTCGGGCCAGGACGTGGTGACCGGGGCCCCGGTGCCCGACCTGAAAACCCTCGCCGTGCCCGCCCGCACGGTCATGGTGGTCGAACTCAAAAAATAGATTTGGAAATGGGGCCCTGGGGCCCCATCTTCATCGCGCATCTTCCTAAATCCCACCTACTTCTATGGCCGCTGGAGTCATCACGTCCGCCCATTCTACCCACGCCAAGCCGCGCCTTTCGTTCTGGCAAATCTGGAACATGAGCTTCGGCTTCCTCGGCATCCAGTTCGGCTTTGCGCTGCAAAACGCCAACGTGAGCCGGATTTTCGAGACGATGGGCGCCAAAACCGATGAAATCGCCTTTTTGTGGCTGGCCGCGCCCGCCACGGGCCTCATCGTGCAGCCCATCATCGGCTACCTATCCGACCGCACCTGGAGCCCGCGCTGGGGCCGGCGCCGGCCCTACTTCCTGATTGGAGCCATTTTAGCGTCGATTTCGCTGCTCATTATGCCCAACGTGACGGCCCTGTGGATGGCGGCCGGCATGCTCTGGATCATGGATTCGAGCATCAACATCAGCATGGAGCCGTTCCGGGCCCTGGTGGGCGACTTGCTGCCCTCGGAGCAGCGCACTACGGGCTTCGCGGCCCAGACGTTTTTCATTGGCGTGGGGGCCGTGGTGGCCTCGTCGCTGCCCTGGGTGCTCACCAACTGGTTCCATGTAGCCAACGTGGCAGCGGCAGGCCACATCCCGGCGTCGGTGCGCTACTCGTTTACGGCGGGCGGCGTGGTGTTTTTCCTGGCCGTGCTCTGGACGGTGCTGCGCACCCGCGAATACCCGCCCGCCGACCTGGCCGAGTTCGAGGCCGAAAAGGCCCGCACATCTGGCATCGCGCACGGCTTCAAGGAGTCGTTTGCCGGCATTTTCAAGATGC is a window from the Hymenobacter nivis genome containing:
- a CDS encoding class I SAM-dependent methyltransferase, which encodes MRLRLRLFEFEDLSWFPAVVRAGMMDYLRFMITALGTYRPIVPLLAEALRRTGQTHLLELGAGAGGGTETVLAALRAQGHPAATITLTDLYPQPAAWADISRRTAGAISAEPGPVDALAVPEHLPGLRVIFSAFHHFPPTAAVALLRDAVRAGTGIGVFEGAGKHWGELLLAGTALPVAQLLLTPFFRPFRFSRLVFTYLVPIIPLCTIWDGAVSLLRMYSPAELLALASLADPAGCYHWQTGKKSHWWGPQVTYLVGWPAAA
- a CDS encoding UbiA family prenyltransferase, translating into MLTAYRKALPLLRIPFSLYLMPVFWFGLSALRGPWSGARAAGVFVVLHLLAYPASNGYNSYYDKDEDSIGGLKTPPKVTPELLHLVRLFDLLAVVGAALISATFAVLVVVYLLVSKAYSYDGIRLKKYPLLSTAVVVVFQGAFTFLMTQVGAGALPAQLFEKTNLLLAVVSTLFLCGSYPLTQVYQHAEDGRRGDRTLSLRLGIRGTFGFAAVGLLAGAGALALTYWLRGEPRNILIFLVATGPVVALFGRWAWLAWHDAAHANFAWTMRMNQVSSLCLSAAFIAMLLWR
- the rho gene encoding transcription termination factor Rho, which produces MHTLNELKDRLLPDLKELAEQLNVGNFKRLSKQDLIYKILDQQAAQPGPEAATEAAEAAPAAKPARAPRAAAAAAGAPAVARTSRRVAPTMPEQPFSDVAPPAAEGPSAVQIAPIPVETVAAAPTAAATQEAPAAETTQEAPAAETAPVSAQPAAENAAESSEAAPAADGAPTERHRRERVGRNGRPISENRAAEQAVQAVRDQARAAREAVESSEGDGALPAPSAETSAADAGRPTGGPARDNPRRDYGADDYANRRNDRDQPRAFRQDQPRSSQDQPREYRNDQPRSDQPRTGQGQDQPRNDQARQDQPRSGQDQPRMTREERQAQRDQQRQQRRDEQRANGQNPDQPQGQSNQGQNPNQNQGQNQGQNQNQRPARQEIDLVVPGNGTFELMPDGGYGFLRSPFYNYLTSPDDIYVSPQQVKQFALKPGDTVVATIRPPREGEKYFALVGIDSMNGRTVEEVRDRVPFSHLTPLFADERMQLSTKPSQISTRVLDMFAPIGKGQRGLIVAQPKTGKTVLLQEIANAISENHPEVYLMILLIDERPEEVTDMARTVKAEVLSSTFDETADRHVKIAEMALDKARRLVECGHDVVILLDSITRLARAYNTVQPSSSRILSGGIDAGALQKPKRFFGAARNVEGGGSLTIIATALIETGSKMDEVIFEEFKGTGNMELQLDRKLANKRVFPAIDIPASGTRREDLLMSKEELGRVWVLRRFMTDMSATEAMEFLKDRIKGTKDNHEFLLSMNG
- the serS gene encoding serine--tRNA ligase, with the protein product MLQVSVLKEQTDRVLAGLAKKHYPTGPADVAAILDLDQRRRALQTTHDAAQAEANDLARQIGALMKSGDKAGAETLKIRTTELKQHTKTATDELTQVEIAIQQLLYKLPNLPHASVPEGRAAADNELVRAHGTKPDLYAGAQPHWELIKKYDIIDFELGIKITGAGFPVYKGQGARLQRALVNFFLDEARAAGYTEVQPPIVVNEASATATGQLPDKEGQMYHDAKDDLYLIPTAEVPVTNLYRDEIIPVEKLPIRNAAYTPCFRREAGSWGADVRGLNRLHQFDKVEIVQITQPENSYAALDGMVAHIESLLQKLGLPYRVLRLCGGDMGFTSALTYDLEVWSAAQGRWLEVSSASNFETYQANRLKCRYRADGGKTQLLHTLNGSALALPRIVAALLENNQTADGIELPEVLHSYCGFSKIG